Proteins encoded together in one Capricornis sumatraensis isolate serow.1 chromosome 3, serow.2, whole genome shotgun sequence window:
- the DNASE1 gene encoding deoxyribonuclease-1 isoform X2: MRGTRLTGLLLALAGLLQLGLSLKIAAFNIRTFGETKMSNATLSSYIVRILRRYDIALIQEVRDSHLVAVGKLLDDLNQDDPNSYHYVVSEPLGRNSYKERYLFVFRPNKVSVLDTYQYDDGCESCGNDSFSREPAVVKFSSPSTKVKEFAIVPLHSAPSDAVAEINSLYDVYLDVQQKWDLNDVMLMGDFNADCSYVTSSQWSSIRLRTSSTFQWLIPDSADTTATSTNCAYDRIVVAGSLLQSSVVPGSAAPFDFQAAYGLSNEMALAISDHYPVEVTLT; encoded by the exons ATGAGGGGCACCAGGCTGACAGGGCTGCTGCTCGCCCTCGCTGGCTTGCTGCAGCTGGGCCTGTCCTTGAAGATAGCTGCCTTCAACATCCGCACCTTCGGGGAGACCAAGATGTCCAATGCTACGCTCTCCAGCTATATTGTGCGG ATCCTGCGTCGTTACGACATCGCCCTCATCCAGGAGGTCAGAGACAGCCACCTGGTGGCTGTGGGGAAGCTCCTGGACGATCTCAACCA GGATGACCCAAACTCCTACCACTACGTGGTCAGTGAGCCGCTGGGCCGCAACAGCTACAAGGAGCGCTACCTCTTTGTGTTCAG ACCCAACAAGGTGTCCGTGCTGGACACCTACCAGTACGACGACGGCTGCGAGTCCTGCGGGAACGACAGCTTCAGCCGGGAGCCTGCTGTGGTCAAGTTCTCATCCCCCTCCACCA AGGTCAAGGAATTTGCCATTGTTCCCCTGCACTCGGCCCCATCAGATGCAGTGGCTGAGATTAATTCTCTCTACGACGTCTATCTGGATGTCCAGCAGAAGTGGGACTTGAAC GACGTCATGTTGATGGGCGATTTCAACGCTGACTGCAGCTACGTGACATCCTCACAGTGGTCATCCATCCGCCTGCGCACAAGCTCTACCTTCCAGTGGCTGATTCCTGACAGTGCCGACACCACAGCTACATCCACAAACTGCGCCTATGACAG GATCGTAGTTGCAGGGTCTCTGCTCCAGAGTTCTGTGGTTCCTGGCTCGGCCGCTCCCTTTGACTTCCAAGCTGCATATGGACTGAGCAACGAGATG GCCCTGGCCATCAGTGACCATTACCCGGTGGAGGTGACGCTGACGTAA
- the TRAP1 gene encoding heat shock protein 75 kDa, mitochondrial, protein MARELRTLLLWGRRLQAPALAAACGGKPVLCPWRPPAQSWGPRRSLASSFHVGRPFSSQAAEDQAEAGPLHSVISSSETVQGSATKHEFQAETKKLLDIVARSLYSEKEVFIRELISNASDALEKLRHKLVSEGQALPDMEIHLQTDTDRGTITIQDTGVGMSQEELVSNLGTIARSGSKAFLDALQNQAEAGSKIIGQFGVGFYSAFMVADRVEVYSRSVDAGSLGYRWFSDGSGVFEVAEASGVRTGTKIIIHLKADSREFASEARVRDVVTKYSNFVSFPLYLNGRRMNTLQAIWMMDPKDVGEGQHEEFYRYVAQAHDRPRYTLHYRTDAPLSIRSIFYVPDAKPSMFDVSRELGSSVSLYSRKVLIQTKATNILPTWLRFVRGVVDSEDIPLNLSRELLQESALIRKLQGVLQQRLIKFFIDQSKKDAEKYAKFFEDYGLFVREGIVTTAEQEIKEDIAKLLRYESSALPAGQLTSLPDYASRMQAGTRNIYYLCAPNRHLAEHSPYYEAMKRKNTEVLFCYEQFDELTLLHLREFDKKKLISVETDIVVDHYKEEKFEDGAPAGDRLSEKETEDLMAWMRNALGSHVTDVKVTVRLDTHPAMITVLEMGAARHFLRMRQLAKTQEERAQLLQPTLEINPRHVLIKKLSQLRDSEPDLAQLLVDQIYENAMITAGLVDDPRPMVGRLNQLLVKALEQH, encoded by the exons GAAAACCAGTTCTGTGTCCCTGGAGGCCCCCAGCTCAGTCCTGGGGTCCCCGGCGAAGCCTGGCCTCGAGCTTCCACGTGGGACGGCCTTTCAGCTCCCAGGCTGCTGAGGACCAGGCGGAGGCGGGGCCCCTGCACTCGGTCATCAGCAGCTCGGAGACCGTGCAGG GTTCTGCTACCAAACACGAGTTCCAGGCTGAGACGAAGAAGCTCCTAGACATTGTTGCCCGTTCCCTGTACTCAGAAAAAGAG GTGTTCATTCGTGAGCTCATCTCCAACGCAAGTGATGCCTTGGAAAAGCTGCGTCATAAGCTGGTGTCTGAAGGCCAAGCGCTGCCAGACATGGAGATTCACCTGCAGACTGACACCGACAGAGGCACCATCACAATCCAG GACACCGGTGTCGGGATGAGCCAGGAGGAGCTGGTGTCCAACTTGGGAACCATCGCCAGGTCCGGGTCGAAG GCCTTTCTGGATGCACTGCAGAACCAGGCGGAGGCTGGCAGCAAGATCATCGGCCAGTTCGGTGTGGGCTTCTACTCGGCCTTCATGGTGGCCGACAGAGTCGAGGTCTATTCTCGCTCAGTGGATGCAGGCAGCCTTGGGTACCGGTGGTTTTCAgatgg CTCTGGGGTGTTTGAAGTTGCCGAAGCCTCAGGAGTTAGAACTGGGACGAAAATCATCATCCACCTCAAGGCTGACAGCAGAGAGTTCGCCAGCGAGGCCCGGGTTCGAG ATGTGGTGACAAAGTACAGCAACTTCGTCAGCTTCCCTTTGTACCTGAACGGAAGGCGCATGAACACCCTGCAG GCCATCTGGATGATGGACCCCAAGGACGTGGGCGAGGGGCAACACGAGGAGTTCTACCGCTACGTCGCGCAGGCCCACGACAGGCCGCGCTACACCCTGCACTACAGGACGGACGCGCCGCTCAGCATCCGCAGCATCTTCTATGTGCCGGACGCG AAACCATCCATGTTTGACGTGAGCCGGGAGCTGGGCTCCAGCGTGTCGCTGTACAGCCGCAAGGTCCTCATCCAGACTAAGGCCACAAATATCCTGCCCACGTGGCTGCGCTTTGTCCGAG GTGTGGTGGACAGCGAGGACATCCCCCTGAACCTCAGCCGGGAGCTGCTGCAGGAGAGCGCGCTCATCAG AAAACTCCAGGGCGTTCTGCAGCAGAGGCTGATAAAATTCTTCATTGACCAGAGTAAAAAAGATGCTGAGAAATATGCCAAATTTTTTGAAGATTACGGCTTGTTTGTGAGAGAGGGAATTGTGACCACAGCTGAGCAGGAGATCAAG GAGGACATCGCGAAGCTGCTGCGGTACGAGTCGTCAGCACTGCCTGCTGGGCAGCTGACCAGCCTCCCGGACTACGCCAGCCGCATGCAGGCCGGTACCCGCAACATCTACTACTTGTGTGCCCCCAACCGGCACCTGGCGGAGCACTCGCCCTACTACGAGGCCATGAAGCGGAAAAACACGGAG GTTCTCTTCTGCTATGAGCAGTTTGATGAGCTGACCTTGCTCCACCTGCGTGAGTTTGACAAGAAGAAGCTGATCTCTGTGGAAACGGACATTGTCGTCGACCACTACAAGGAGGAGAAGTTTGAGGATGGCGCCCCAG CAGGAGACCGCCTGtcagagaaggagacagaggaccTGATGGCCTGGATGAGAAACGCGCTGGGGTCCCACGTCACCGACGTGAAG GTGACTGTCCGGCTGGATACCCACCCTGCTATGATCACGGTGCTGGAGATGGGAGCCGCCCGGCACTTCCTGCGCATGCGCCAGCTGGCCAAGACCCAGGAGGAGCGCGCACAGCTGCTGCAGCCCACGCTGGAGATCAACCCCAG GCACGTTCTGATCAAGAAGCTCAGTCAGCTGAGAGACAGTGAGCCTGACCTGGCCCAGCTGCTGGTGGATCAG ATCTACGAGAATGCCATGATCACAGCGGGACTCGTTGACGACCCTCGACCCATGGTTGGACGCCTGAACCAGCTGCTTGTCAAGGCCCTAGAGCAACACTGA
- the DNASE1 gene encoding deoxyribonuclease-1 isoform X1, protein MRGTRLTGLLLALAGLLQLGLSLKIAAFNIRTFGETKMSNATLSSYIVRILRRYDIALIQEVRDSHLVAVGKLLDDLNQDDPNSYHYVVSEPLGRNSYKERYLFVFRPNKVSVLDTYQYDDGCESCGNDSFSREPAVVKFSSPSTSECASNTRSAVSTEVKEFAIVPLHSAPSDAVAEINSLYDVYLDVQQKWDLNDVMLMGDFNADCSYVTSSQWSSIRLRTSSTFQWLIPDSADTTATSTNCAYDRIVVAGSLLQSSVVPGSAAPFDFQAAYGLSNEMALAISDHYPVEVTLT, encoded by the exons ATGAGGGGCACCAGGCTGACAGGGCTGCTGCTCGCCCTCGCTGGCTTGCTGCAGCTGGGCCTGTCCTTGAAGATAGCTGCCTTCAACATCCGCACCTTCGGGGAGACCAAGATGTCCAATGCTACGCTCTCCAGCTATATTGTGCGG ATCCTGCGTCGTTACGACATCGCCCTCATCCAGGAGGTCAGAGACAGCCACCTGGTGGCTGTGGGGAAGCTCCTGGACGATCTCAACCA GGATGACCCAAACTCCTACCACTACGTGGTCAGTGAGCCGCTGGGCCGCAACAGCTACAAGGAGCGCTACCTCTTTGTGTTCAG ACCCAACAAGGTGTCCGTGCTGGACACCTACCAGTACGACGACGGCTGCGAGTCCTGCGGGAACGACAGCTTCAGCCGGGAGCCTGCTGTGGTCAAGTTCTCATCCCCCTCCACCAGTGAGTGCGCCT CCAACACCCGCTCTGCTGTCTCCACAGAGGTCAAGGAATTTGCCATTGTTCCCCTGCACTCGGCCCCATCAGATGCAGTGGCTGAGATTAATTCTCTCTACGACGTCTATCTGGATGTCCAGCAGAAGTGGGACTTGAAC GACGTCATGTTGATGGGCGATTTCAACGCTGACTGCAGCTACGTGACATCCTCACAGTGGTCATCCATCCGCCTGCGCACAAGCTCTACCTTCCAGTGGCTGATTCCTGACAGTGCCGACACCACAGCTACATCCACAAACTGCGCCTATGACAG GATCGTAGTTGCAGGGTCTCTGCTCCAGAGTTCTGTGGTTCCTGGCTCGGCCGCTCCCTTTGACTTCCAAGCTGCATATGGACTGAGCAACGAGATG GCCCTGGCCATCAGTGACCATTACCCGGTGGAGGTGACGCTGACGTAA
- the DNASE1 gene encoding deoxyribonuclease-1 isoform X3 → MLRSPAILCGSCVVTTSPSSRRSETATWWLWGSSWTISTSGDDPNSYHYVVSEPLGRNSYKERYLFVFRPNKVSVLDTYQYDDGCESCGNDSFSREPAVVKFSSPSTKVKEFAIVPLHSAPSDAVAEINSLYDVYLDVQQKWDLNDVMLMGDFNADCSYVTSSQWSSIRLRTSSTFQWLIPDSADTTATSTNCAYDRIVVAGSLLQSSVVPGSAAPFDFQAAYGLSNEMALAISDHYPVEVTLT, encoded by the exons ATGCTACGCTCTCCAGCTATATTGTGCGG ATCCTGCGTCGTTACGACATCGCCCTCATCCAGGAGGTCAGAGACAGCCACCTGGTGGCTGTGGGGAAGCTCCTGGACGATCTCAACCAGTGG GGATGACCCAAACTCCTACCACTACGTGGTCAGTGAGCCGCTGGGCCGCAACAGCTACAAGGAGCGCTACCTCTTTGTGTTCAG ACCCAACAAGGTGTCCGTGCTGGACACCTACCAGTACGACGACGGCTGCGAGTCCTGCGGGAACGACAGCTTCAGCCGGGAGCCTGCTGTGGTCAAGTTCTCATCCCCCTCCACCA AGGTCAAGGAATTTGCCATTGTTCCCCTGCACTCGGCCCCATCAGATGCAGTGGCTGAGATTAATTCTCTCTACGACGTCTATCTGGATGTCCAGCAGAAGTGGGACTTGAAC GACGTCATGTTGATGGGCGATTTCAACGCTGACTGCAGCTACGTGACATCCTCACAGTGGTCATCCATCCGCCTGCGCACAAGCTCTACCTTCCAGTGGCTGATTCCTGACAGTGCCGACACCACAGCTACATCCACAAACTGCGCCTATGACAG GATCGTAGTTGCAGGGTCTCTGCTCCAGAGTTCTGTGGTTCCTGGCTCGGCCGCTCCCTTTGACTTCCAAGCTGCATATGGACTGAGCAACGAGATG GCCCTGGCCATCAGTGACCATTACCCGGTGGAGGTGACGCTGACGTAA